In one Marinitoga sp. 1197 genomic region, the following are encoded:
- a CDS encoding ABC transporter ATP-binding protein — protein MGEKGNIEKLEKKEIYYFLFTLFKRYWKRQIIAILFISLMAVSILVFPILIKYMIDTVIPAKNFQILFKYILVMISALLGISIITYFGEVIFEINALKAKRDIRKEITIKLTKLPYEFFVKINSGELISKLMSDLEMVGVVVSQVFPVFVLSVLQISGIIIMMFYLNWKLTMVPIFLTLCSLLFLKIVNTKAEKVSIIERKNFGEISSVLIDIINNIKTIKVMSSYKWIENMINKYLDSHYKIGKKFAKLIKLTGAIGNSINGVITVGVFSYGGYLIIKDEITLGTLIAFWTYIQTLMTPLQLLMKVNMVLRSSWGGIKRVIEITKYKEETVVESKEEKDINSIRLEKIEFSFDSEKILNSINLDLINGKITCITGENGAGKTTLFNVLMGLYKTKNGKVMLNNTEEIDNNILRGNIGFVEQEPVLFKNCTIRENILMGREISEKRLKEILKITGIEKMVSKFEKGIDEKIQNISLSGGQKQLIAIARALITNPQIILLDEFTSAMDSKNEKLIHDILIKLKKERKIIVIITHRDSTLKICDEVYKIKKGNLIKV, from the coding sequence ATGGGAGAAAAAGGAAACATTGAAAAATTAGAAAAAAAAGAAATTTATTATTTTTTATTTACCTTATTTAAAAGATATTGGAAAAGACAGATAATAGCAATACTTTTTATAAGTTTGATGGCAGTGTCTATATTAGTCTTTCCGATATTAATAAAATATATGATAGATACAGTAATTCCAGCAAAAAACTTTCAAATATTGTTTAAATATATATTGGTGATGATTTCAGCTCTTTTAGGAATATCAATAATAACATATTTTGGAGAAGTAATATTTGAAATTAATGCATTGAAAGCAAAAAGAGATATAAGAAAGGAAATAACAATAAAATTAACAAAACTACCTTATGAATTTTTTGTGAAAATAAACTCTGGTGAATTGATTTCAAAATTAATGTCTGATCTTGAAATGGTTGGCGTTGTTGTTTCACAGGTATTTCCAGTATTTGTATTATCAGTATTACAAATATCAGGAATAATTATTATGATGTTTTATCTAAATTGGAAACTTACAATGGTACCAATATTCTTGACTTTATGTTCATTATTATTTTTGAAAATAGTAAATACAAAAGCAGAAAAGGTCTCTATTATTGAAAGAAAAAACTTCGGCGAAATATCAAGTGTATTAATAGATATTATAAATAATATTAAAACTATAAAGGTAATGTCATCATATAAATGGATAGAGAATATGATAAATAAATATCTTGATAGTCATTATAAAATAGGGAAAAAATTTGCAAAATTGATAAAATTAACCGGGGCAATAGGTAATTCTATAAATGGAGTAATAACTGTAGGTGTATTTAGTTATGGAGGATATTTAATAATAAAAGATGAGATAACTTTGGGAACATTAATAGCATTCTGGACATATATACAAACGTTAATGACACCTTTGCAATTATTAATGAAAGTGAATATGGTGCTGAGAAGTTCATGGGGAGGAATAAAAAGAGTTATTGAAATAACAAAATATAAAGAAGAAACTGTTGTAGAATCAAAAGAAGAAAAAGATATAAATTCTATTAGGCTTGAAAAAATTGAGTTTAGTTTTGATAGTGAAAAAATTTTAAATTCAATAAATTTGGATTTGATAAATGGGAAAATTACATGTATAACAGGTGAAAATGGCGCAGGGAAAACAACACTGTTCAATGTATTAATGGGCTTATATAAGACTAAAAATGGAAAGGTTATGTTGAATAACACTGAAGAAATAGATAATAATATTTTAAGAGGAAATATAGGTTTTGTTGAACAGGAACCAGTTTTATTTAAAAATTGTACAATAAGAGAAAACATATTAATGGGTAGAGAAATTTCAGAAAAGAGATTAAAAGAAATCTTGAAAATAACAGGTATAGAAAAAATGGTGTCAAAATTTGAAAAAGGTATAGATGAAAAAATTCAAAATATAAGTTTATCTGGAGGACAGAAACAATTAATTGCAATAGCAAGAGCATTAATAACTAATCCTCAAATCATATTACTTGATGAATTTACATCTGCAATGGATTCAAAAAATGAAAAATTAATACACGATATTTTGATAAAATTAAAAAAAGAAAGAAAAATAATAGTAATAATAACACATCGTGATTCTACATTAAAAATATGTGATGAAGTATATAAAATAAAAAAAGGAAATCTAATAAAAGTTTAA
- a CDS encoding radical SAM protein encodes MKNKILLLSPKVDLIKTNKGAILKYIGGSNLIFLSQTEAFFLSLCDGTRNIEEIICEISNLYEMPYDIVESDLLNLINKFIEANIINFLPQKLEKRLSRNNENEFIFIPEIDNPIIIPKKINSIGFSLTDYCPLNCSYCFGKFSPNTSKKYLPTEKVISIIEEAEELGKVEYVSLSGGDPIAHPGLSKIINFLEEKRINYEVSTKGTILTKEKIIELVEAGLRNIQISIDTWDHQKWSQLTGLKKEEFNKVIEAFYWCNVFNIKTRGRITLTKKNLYDLEILFQKLPFLGVEEIRVVPLLPVGRGNISNTLNEEELNYALSLKMKYEKIYKGNIKIVYGLQKYTGDITCGGAKVAMQVCSDGEVILCDVVEGIDKSAFSYGNVFKKSVKEIWFSKEANKFRYNLEIKECINCNKFSICNGGCRAVAYKYYGNFYKHDPRCLKFSDNKEGDLFIWEKKETLKN; translated from the coding sequence ATGAAAAATAAAATATTGTTGTTATCTCCAAAAGTTGATTTAATAAAAACAAATAAAGGAGCTATACTGAAGTATATAGGTGGAAGTAATTTGATTTTTTTAAGTCAGACAGAAGCATTTTTTTTATCTTTATGCGATGGAACAAGAAATATAGAAGAGATAATATGTGAAATATCTAATTTGTATGAAATGCCATATGACATAGTAGAAAGTGATTTACTCAATTTGATAAATAAATTTATAGAAGCTAATATAATAAATTTTTTACCTCAAAAATTAGAAAAAAGATTATCCAGAAATAACGAAAATGAATTTATTTTTATTCCAGAAATCGATAATCCTATAATTATACCTAAAAAAATAAATAGTATAGGGTTTTCATTAACAGATTATTGCCCTTTAAATTGTAGTTATTGTTTTGGTAAATTCAGTCCTAATACATCTAAGAAATATTTACCTACTGAAAAAGTTATTTCAATAATAGAAGAAGCTGAAGAATTGGGGAAAGTTGAATATGTATCATTATCTGGAGGAGATCCCATTGCTCATCCAGGATTATCTAAAATTATTAATTTTTTAGAAGAGAAAAGAATAAATTATGAGGTTTCAACAAAAGGTACTATATTGACAAAAGAAAAAATTATTGAATTAGTTGAAGCTGGGTTAAGAAATATACAAATTAGTATAGACACATGGGATCATCAAAAATGGTCACAGTTAACAGGCTTAAAGAAAGAAGAATTTAATAAAGTAATAGAAGCATTTTATTGGTGTAATGTATTTAATATAAAAACACGTGGAAGAATTACATTAACAAAAAAAAATCTATATGATTTAGAAATTTTATTTCAAAAACTTCCATTTTTAGGAGTTGAAGAAATAAGGGTTGTTCCTTTATTGCCTGTTGGAAGAGGGAATATCTCTAACACTTTGAATGAAGAAGAATTAAATTATGCTTTATCTTTAAAGATGAAATATGAAAAAATATATAAAGGAAATATTAAAATTGTTTATGGACTGCAAAAATATACTGGTGATATAACTTGCGGCGGTGCGAAAGTCGCCATGCAAGTGTGTTCTGATGGTGAAGTTATATTATGCGATGTTGTTGAAGGTATAGATAAATCAGCGTTTAGTTATGGTAATGTATTTAAAAAATCTGTAAAAGAAATATGGTTTTCTAAAGAAGCGAATAAATTTAGGTACAATTTAGAAATAAAGGAATGTATTAATTGTAATAAATTTAGTATATGTAATGGTGGTTGTAGAGCGGTAGCATATAAATATTATGGAAATTTTTATAAACACGATCCAAGATGTTTAAAATTTTCTGATAATAAAGAAGGTGATTTATTTATATGGGAGAAAAAGGAAACATTGAAAAATTAG
- the guaB gene encoding IMP dehydrogenase, producing MFRETLTFDDVLLLPKYSEITPSQVNTKSLLTKDIYLKTPFLSAAMDTVTESQMAKSLAHVGGIGIIHKNMSIEEQVHEIEKVKKSENGIIYDPITIYPDTTIREAENLMHEYKIGGLPVVDKKNKLLGILTNRDMRFETNLSKKAKELMTSFKELIVAGPHITIKEAKKILHQNKIEKLPIINEKNELIGLITIKDILSIIEHPDASRDEKGRLLVGGAIGISDALERANALVKANVDVLVLDSAHGHSKNIIDILKMLKKEFPKIPIIAGNIATKEGAYDLIKAGADALKVGIGPGSICTTRIVAGIGVPQLTAILDVVSVAKKYNIPVIADGGIRYSGDIVKALAAGANTVMLGSLFAGTEEAPGETILYQGRKYKTYRGMGSISAMKKGSKDRYFQENITRTDKFVPEGVEGMVPYKGKVKEVVYQLLGGLKSGMGYIGAKDIDDLHEKAEFIKITSSSIKESHPHDISITKESPNYSIK from the coding sequence ATGTTTAGAGAAACATTGACTTTTGATGATGTATTATTACTCCCTAAGTATAGTGAAATTACTCCATCACAGGTGAATACAAAATCATTGCTAACAAAAGATATATATTTAAAAACTCCATTTTTATCCGCAGCAATGGATACTGTTACTGAAAGCCAAATGGCAAAATCACTGGCTCATGTAGGCGGAATTGGTATAATTCATAAAAATATGTCAATAGAAGAACAGGTGCATGAAATTGAAAAAGTTAAAAAATCGGAAAATGGTATAATATATGATCCAATAACAATATATCCTGATACCACTATTCGTGAAGCAGAAAATTTAATGCATGAGTATAAAATTGGAGGTCTTCCCGTTGTTGATAAAAAAAATAAATTATTGGGTATATTAACCAATAGAGATATGCGTTTTGAAACAAATTTATCAAAAAAAGCTAAAGAATTGATGACATCATTTAAGGAGTTAATAGTAGCCGGGCCACATATAACAATAAAAGAAGCTAAAAAAATATTACATCAAAATAAAATAGAAAAATTACCGATAATAAATGAAAAAAATGAACTAATAGGATTAATAACAATAAAAGATATACTATCAATTATAGAACATCCTGATGCATCTCGAGATGAAAAGGGGAGATTATTAGTTGGCGGGGCAATAGGGATTTCTGATGCTTTAGAAAGAGCCAATGCATTAGTAAAAGCCAATGTGGATGTATTAGTGTTGGATTCAGCACACGGACATTCGAAAAATATTATTGATATATTAAAAATGTTAAAAAAAGAATTTCCAAAGATACCAATTATTGCTGGTAATATTGCAACAAAAGAGGGAGCGTATGATTTGATAAAAGCTGGAGCGGATGCTTTAAAAGTAGGAATAGGTCCCGGGTCAATATGTACAACTCGAATTGTTGCTGGTATTGGAGTTCCGCAATTAACTGCGATCTTAGATGTAGTATCTGTTGCAAAAAAATACAATATTCCTGTAATTGCTGATGGTGGAATAAGGTATTCAGGAGACATTGTAAAAGCTTTAGCTGCAGGTGCAAATACTGTAATGCTTGGAAGTTTATTTGCTGGAACAGAAGAAGCGCCTGGAGAAACAATATTATATCAAGGAAGAAAATATAAAACTTATAGAGGCATGGGATCCATTAGCGCTATGAAAAAAGGTAGCAAAGATAGATATTTTCAAGAAAATATCACAAGAACTGATAAATTTGTTCCTGAAGGTGTTGAAGGAATGGTCCCTTATAAGGGTAAAGTGAAAGAAGTTGTATATCAACTATTAGGTGGATTAAAATCAGGTATGGGATATATAGGAGCAAAAGATATTGATGATTTACATGAGAAAGCCGAATTTATAAAAATAACCTCTTCAAGTATTAAAGAAAGTCATCCTCATGATATATCGATAACTAAAGAATCACCTAACTATTCAATAAAATAA
- the guaA gene encoding glutamine-hydrolyzing GMP synthase, whose translation MKKVLIIDYGSQYTQLLARRVRELGIYSEVIQHDEKADGDIGAIILSGGPMSVNDENAILLSEWILKSNKPILGICYGFQLLSKKFGGKVEKTEISEYGKTEIENLKGELFDGIKSKITTWMSHGDSVTELPKNSEVIAKTKNNINAAIKFSEYIYGLQFHPEVKHTEYGNKIIENFLFKIAKLEKNWSLNYFVDEKIKEIKNEIKNKKAIIALSGGVDSSVAAVLVHKAIGNNLKAVFVNHGLLRLNEETDVKNIFKELMGINLNIIDAKKRFLEKLSGIIDPEKKRKIIGEEFIRVFEAESKGKFEYLIQGTIYSDVIESAASGKNTAKIKSHHNVGGLPENIDLKIIEPLRNLFKDEVRELGKILGIPDHILNRHPFPGPGLAIRIIGEITDEKLSILKKADSIFIETLKKYNWYNNVWQAFTILTPIRTVGVVGDERNYDYVLAIRSVDSVEGMTANWSKIPYEILEKVSNRITNEVKGIGRVVYDITSKPPATIEWE comes from the coding sequence ATGAAAAAAGTACTTATTATTGATTATGGTTCTCAATATACACAATTATTAGCACGTAGAGTGAGAGAATTGGGTATATATTCTGAAGTTATACAGCATGATGAAAAAGCAGATGGAGATATCGGAGCAATAATTTTATCCGGTGGTCCAATGAGTGTAAATGATGAAAATGCTATTTTATTATCTGAATGGATTTTAAAATCTAATAAACCCATATTAGGGATATGTTATGGATTCCAGTTATTAAGCAAAAAATTCGGGGGGAAGGTTGAAAAAACAGAAATTTCAGAATATGGAAAAACAGAAATAGAAAATTTAAAAGGCGAATTATTTGACGGAATAAAATCTAAAATAACAACATGGATGAGTCATGGAGATTCCGTTACAGAATTACCTAAAAATAGTGAAGTCATAGCTAAAACAAAAAATAATATAAATGCAGCTATAAAATTTTCAGAATATATATATGGACTTCAATTTCATCCAGAAGTTAAACACACTGAATATGGAAATAAAATTATAGAAAATTTTCTTTTTAAAATTGCAAAATTAGAAAAGAATTGGTCTTTGAATTATTTTGTTGATGAGAAAATAAAGGAAATAAAAAATGAAATAAAAAACAAAAAAGCAATAATAGCGCTTTCTGGAGGTGTTGATTCTTCTGTAGCAGCTGTACTTGTTCACAAAGCAATAGGAAATAATTTAAAAGCCGTTTTTGTAAATCATGGGTTATTAAGGCTTAATGAAGAAACAGATGTGAAAAATATATTCAAAGAATTAATGGGAATAAATTTAAACATAATTGATGCTAAAAAAAGATTTTTAGAAAAACTAAGTGGAATAATCGATCCTGAAAAGAAAAGAAAGATAATTGGAGAAGAGTTTATAAGGGTTTTTGAAGCAGAGTCAAAAGGAAAATTCGAATATTTAATTCAGGGAACAATATACTCTGATGTTATAGAAAGTGCTGCTTCAGGGAAAAATACAGCAAAAATAAAAAGTCATCATAATGTTGGCGGATTACCAGAAAATATAGATTTAAAAATAATAGAACCACTAAGAAATTTATTTAAAGATGAAGTAAGAGAACTTGGTAAAATATTGGGAATACCGGATCACATATTAAATAGACATCCATTTCCAGGTCCTGGATTGGCAATTAGAATAATAGGAGAAATTACAGATGAAAAATTGAGTATATTAAAAAAAGCAGATTCTATATTTATAGAAACATTAAAAAAATATAATTGGTATAACAATGTGTGGCAGGCATTTACTATATTAACTCCGATAAGAACAGTTGGGGTAGTTGGGGATGAAAGAAATTATGATTATGTTCTTGCTATAAGAAGTGTTGATAGTGTTGAAGGAATGACAGCAAATTGGTCAAAAATTCCATATGAAATATTAGAAAAGGTTTCTAATAGAATTACAAATGAAGTAAAAGGAATAGGTAGAGTTGTTTATGATATAACTTCAAAACCACCCGCAACAATTGAATGGGAATGA
- a CDS encoding TlyA family RNA methyltransferase: MEIRLDQFLVKNNYTESREKAHRLIKDGKVKVNDKIILKPSKKVKIEDRVELIEPEKYVSRAAYKLLKAINEFKINVNQKICMDIGSSTGGFTQVLLENNAKKIYAIDSGTNQLHKKLRNNSKIILMENTNARYLKKDDFEPIDFFTCDVSFISITKIIDSIKKIIKDNAEGVVLIKPQFELEPSKLIKGVVKENKFRKEAINNVIKVFEEKGFLILGIVESPIKGKEGNIEYLMYVRNTI, from the coding sequence ATGGAAATCAGACTAGACCAATTTTTAGTAAAAAACAATTATACAGAATCAAGAGAAAAAGCACACAGATTAATAAAAGATGGAAAAGTAAAAGTAAATGATAAAATAATATTAAAACCATCAAAAAAAGTAAAAATAGAAGATAGAGTGGAATTAATTGAACCGGAAAAATATGTAAGTAGAGCTGCTTATAAATTATTAAAAGCAATTAATGAATTTAAAATCAATGTAAATCAAAAAATATGTATGGATATTGGTTCTTCAACAGGTGGATTTACACAGGTATTACTGGAAAATAATGCAAAAAAAATATATGCAATCGATTCTGGCACTAATCAATTGCACAAAAAGTTAAGAAATAATTCAAAAATTATATTAATGGAAAATACAAATGCAAGATATTTAAAAAAAGATGACTTTGAACCAATTGATTTTTTTACATGTGATGTATCCTTTATATCTATAACAAAAATTATTGATTCTATAAAAAAAATAATAAAAGATAACGCAGAAGGAGTTGTATTAATAAAACCACAATTTGAATTGGAACCATCAAAATTAATTAAAGGTGTTGTAAAAGAAAATAAATTCAGAAAAGAAGCTATAAATAATGTTATAAAAGTATTTGAGGAAAAAGGATTTTTAATTTTAGGTATAGTTGAATCCCCAATAAAAGGTAAAGAAGGAAATATAGAATATTTAATGTATGTTAGAAATACTATATAA
- the truA gene encoding tRNA pseudouridine(38-40) synthase TruA, whose protein sequence is MRRVAAVVAYDGTKFNGFQGQPKVRTVQGEFEKTLKRIFKQKIISWGAGRTDTGVHGYGQIIAFDVPNERMTLKNIKDALNANLPEDIYVRSVFDVRKKFSPRHEAKKRIYHYYIYQNNEPNIFLRDRVWWFPYNLNINKMREAAKYLEGEHDFTTFKTGNDERNPVRTIYRIRILKMKNNIILIRVEGQSFLRRMVRNIVGALVKVGTESWNPEYIKEILEAKSRSKAPASAPPQGLYFYSVLF, encoded by the coding sequence ATGCGAAGAGTTGCTGCAGTAGTTGCATATGATGGTACAAAATTTAACGGGTTTCAAGGACAACCTAAGGTAAGAACAGTTCAGGGAGAATTTGAAAAAACACTAAAAAGGATATTTAAGCAAAAAATTATTTCCTGGGGAGCTGGAAGAACGGATACTGGCGTTCATGGTTATGGTCAGATTATAGCTTTTGATGTTCCAAACGAAAGAATGACTTTGAAAAATATAAAAGATGCATTGAATGCCAATTTACCAGAAGATATATATGTTCGTAGTGTATTTGATGTTCGCAAAAAATTTTCTCCACGGCATGAAGCGAAAAAAAGGATTTATCATTATTATATTTATCAAAATAATGAGCCAAACATATTTTTAAGAGATAGAGTATGGTGGTTTCCATACAATTTAAATATTAATAAAATGAGAGAAGCTGCAAAATATTTAGAAGGAGAACATGATTTTACGACTTTTAAAACAGGCAATGATGAAAGAAACCCTGTAAGAACCATATATAGAATCAGAATTTTAAAAATGAAAAATAATATAATACTAATAAGAGTAGAGGGACAGTCATTTTTGAGAAGAATGGTAAGAAATATTGTAGGTGCTCTGGTAAAGGTGGGAACAGAAAGTTGGAATCCAGAATATATAAAGGAAATATTGGAGGCGAAAAGTCGATCAAAAGCGCCAGCCTCAGCACCACCGCAAGGTTTGTATTTTTATTCGGTGTTGTTTTAA